The genomic window TTGCTCGTCCACGGCATCGGCGGGAACATCGTCGCCGGACTCCTGCGCGGGCGTCCCGTCCTCGGCGGCACCCGAGGGCGCCGCGTCGTCGGTCACGCTCGGCTCGACCCAGTAGCCGTCGTCCTGCTGCGGCACGGTCACGTGCGTTCCGTCGGCGGGCGGTACGGCCGATGCGGAGTGGGCGGTGGCTACGCTCACGGATGACTCTCCCGGGTGGTGACGAACGGCAGGGGCAGAACAGGCAGCCTATTTGACCTCCTCCCCCTCGTGAACGAGGGGGATTCCTACGGCTCGCGCCGCTGGGTTTTCTGCTTCATCGCCGACTGCCTGCCCGGAGAACTCCGTTGAGGTCTTACACCGGCTCCACAGACTGTCAGGGCCAGCCCGGCCCCCAGGAGGTTCTGCGCCGCGTTCACGTCCCGGTCGTGGGTCGTGCCGCAGTCGCACGTCCACGTGCGGACGCTGAGTGGCATCTTGTCTTGCAAGGCGCCACAGGCGGAGCACAGCTTTGAGGAGGGGAACCACCGGTCCACGGCGATCACCTCACGTCCGTACCAGGTGGCCTTGTACTCCAGCATGCTCCGGCATTCCGACCATGCCGCATCCGAGATGGCGCGGGCCAGACTCCGGTTCTTGACCATGTTGCGCACGGTCAGGTCCTCGATCACGAGCGTTTGGTTTTCGCGCACGAGCTTCGAGGTGAGTTTGTGGAGACCGTCTCGGCGACGGTCGGTGATGCGGGCGTGGATGCGGGCGACCTTGCGCCGGGCCTTGGCCCGGTTCGCGCCGTCCCCCTTGGCCTTGCGGGCGAGTTCCCGCTGGGCCTTCGCGAGCCGGGCGCGGTCGCGGCGCTCGTGCCGGGGGTTGGCGATCTTCTCTCCGGTGGACAGCGTCAGAAGGTGGTCCAGGCCGACGTCGATACCGACCGCCGTATGGGTGGCGGGCAGCAGCTTGACGCTGGGGTCCTCGCACAGCAGGGAGACAAACCAGCGTCCCGCCGCGTCCTGAGAGACGGTCACCGTCGACGGGCTCGCGCCCTCCGGCAGCGCACGCGACCACGTGATGTCGAGCGGCTCGCTCATCTTCGCGAGCGTGAGCTGTCCGTCCCGGAACCGGAAGCCGCTGGTGGTGTACTCGGCGGACTTCCGCGACTTCTTCCGCGACTTGAAGCGCGGGTACTTCGCCCGCTTGCCGAAGAAGTTGGTGAAGGCGACTTGCAGGTGCCGCAGCGTCTGCTGCAACGGCACCGACGACACGTCATTCAGGTAGGCCAGCTCTTCGGTCTTCTTCCAGGCCGTCAGCATCGCGGAGGTCTGGTTGTAGTTCACCCGCTCCTGCCGCGTCCACGCCTGGGTACGGGCCGCGAGCGCCATGTTGTAGACCTTGCGCACGCATCCGAACGTGCGCGACAGCTCCGCTGCCTGCGCATCGGTCGGATAGAAGCGGTACTTGAACGCCCGCTTCACGCGGTTCCCGGTCACGCTCACAAACTAGGGCGGCCGCAGGTAAAGATCAAATCTGCCGGTCAGAGCACTGCGATCCGCCCTGGCGGCGAATCGCAGCTCGTTGCCCTGCTCCGCAGGAGTCCGATTCCTCTCCGCCCTGAAGGGCGGAGTATCCACGGAGATACGGATGAACCTGTTGATGCTGCTTTGCCCGCGCCTGTGTGGGCCGGGTGTCGCGCCCGCGTGGGCCGAGTGTGTCGGCGCCCGTCGCGGTCGTCAGGTCCCGGACGGCTTCGCTCGATGGACGGCGTCGAGCCGGGCCACCTCCTCCGTCGTGAGCCGGAGAGCACCCGCGGCGATGTTCTCGGCGAGGTGGTCCGGATTCCCCGTGCCGGGGATGGCGAGGACGTGCGGTCCTTGGTGGAGGGTCCAGGCGAGCCGGATCTGGGCGGGGGTGGCGTCGTGGGCACGGGCGACGGCGAGCAGTTCGTCGTCGTGCGCGGTGCTCGCGCCCTCGGGACCGGCCTCGCCGGCGATCGCGTAGAACGGTACGAACGCGATGCCCTGTTCGCCGCAGACGCGGAGCACGTCGTCGGCGGGGTCCGGGCCGCGCAGGCCGTACTGGTTCTGGACGCACACCACGGGCGCGATCGCCCGGGCCTCGGCGAGGTGCCGGGGCTCGACGGCGGAGACGCCGAGATGCCGGATGAGCCCGGCCTCCCGTAGCTCGGCCAGCGCGCCGAAGTGCTCGGCGATGGAGTCCTGCCGCATCCGGCGCAGATTGACCACGTCGAGATGGTCGCGGCCCAACTGCCGCAGGTTCTCCTCGACCTGTCCGCGGAGTTGGTCGGGGCGGGCGGCCGTGCCCCACTCCCCCGAATACTCCCGGTGAGGTCCGACCTTGGTGACGATGACCAGGTCGTCCGGGTAGGGGCCGCCCAACGCGCTGTTGATCAGTTCGTTGGCGGAGCGCAGCGAGGAGAAGTAGAACGCGGCCGTGTCGATGTGGTTGACGCCCAGCTCGACCGCGCGGCGCAGTACGGCGATCGACCGCTCGCGCTCGCTCGGGGCTCCGAGGTGGAAGGCGGCGCTGCCCGTCAGCCGCATCGCGCCGAGGCCGACGCGGTTGACGGGGAGGTCGCCGAGTGTCCAGGTGCCGGCTGCGGTCGCGGTGATCGTCTCCGAGGTCATCGCCGCAGTCTCGCACGCGCCGGGCACCGCGCCCGCCGGGCTTTACGGATAGATGTACGTGTTCAAAGTCGCTACCGCGGACGCCGGGTTGCCGAGGTTGTAGTGGTCCACGGCGAGGAAGCTGGGCTTCTTGCGGGCGGCCGTCCGGCAGAACCGCTGGGCACGGTCGGCGAGTTTGGTGTTGTCCGTGGTCGCCGTCGAGGTGATCCCGGCGTCACGGAAGTGGTTCATGACGAACAGCGGCTTGAAGCCCGGCTCGGTGCGGGTGAGCGGGATGTTGGTGTTGGCGTCGTACCAGCGGCTGTAGCAGGACCAGTCGGAGTCGCCGATGCCGCCGCCCATGGACCAGTGGTTCTCCACGGTCCATTCCTTCTGGTACATCACGCCGAAGGTGTCCCGGGTGAGCCCGGCGGACTGGTCGGCGGAGCGGCTGTGGTCGGTGAAGATCAGCAGCCGGTCGTTCGCGGCGATCAGATCGGCCGTCTTCGGCCAGCCGTTGGTCCGTACGCCTGTCCGGTCGGGCCGGTGGAGCACGTCGGACAGGCCGTTGACGCGGGCGAGTTCGTCACGCAGGACGCCTGGGTCGACGTAGTCCTCCAGAAAGACGGTGACGAACTGATCGGGGTTCCGCTCGAGGAAGTCGACCATGCGCTGGATGTCCACCCAGAGGGCGACGGGGCGGCTGACGAGGGTGCAGCTGTTGTGGCAGAGGATGGCGCCGTCCGACGTCTGGTGGATGTCCAGCATGAATCCGCGTACGCCGTCGGCGAGTTGCTGGTCGATGCCGCGGGTCTGGTTCGGCACCAGGTTCACGAAGGGCGGTGCGAAGCCGCCGTCGACGCCGTTGGCGTAGGCGTTGTGGGAGGTGAGGA from Streptomyces sp. DSM 40750 includes these protein-coding regions:
- a CDS encoding RNA-guided endonuclease InsQ/TnpB family protein; translated protein: MSVTGNRVKRAFKYRFYPTDAQAAELSRTFGCVRKVYNMALAARTQAWTRQERVNYNQTSAMLTAWKKTEELAYLNDVSSVPLQQTLRHLQVAFTNFFGKRAKYPRFKSRKKSRKSAEYTTSGFRFRDGQLTLAKMSEPLDITWSRALPEGASPSTVTVSQDAAGRWFVSLLCEDPSVKLLPATHTAVGIDVGLDHLLTLSTGEKIANPRHERRDRARLAKAQRELARKAKGDGANRAKARRKVARIHARITDRRRDGLHKLTSKLVRENQTLVIEDLTVRNMVKNRSLARAISDAAWSECRSMLEYKATWYGREVIAVDRWFPSSKLCSACGALQDKMPLSVRTWTCDCGTTHDRDVNAAQNLLGAGLALTVCGAGVRPQRSSPGRQSAMKQKTQRREP
- a CDS encoding oxidoreductase — protein: MTSETITATAAGTWTLGDLPVNRVGLGAMRLTGSAAFHLGAPSERERSIAVLRRAVELGVNHIDTAAFYFSSLRSANELINSALGGPYPDDLVIVTKVGPHREYSGEWGTAARPDQLRGQVEENLRQLGRDHLDVVNLRRMRQDSIAEHFGALAELREAGLIRHLGVSAVEPRHLAEARAIAPVVCVQNQYGLRGPDPADDVLRVCGEQGIAFVPFYAIAGEAGPEGASTAHDDELLAVARAHDATPAQIRLAWTLHQGPHVLAIPGTGNPDHLAENIAAGALRLTTEEVARLDAVHRAKPSGT
- a CDS encoding RICIN domain-containing protein translates to MPSPRTTLLATAVALAAVVAAPAPTVSAAVPATGAYYVQSATTGLNAADSGGTVEQHRPKGDEDHQQWTLRASGSSYVLESVDAPGSCLGRSGDQARTAACTSADAAWDITELGADRYRLKVPGAERYLTVGAKPSGSNHPAQLSVGSASGLAAWYLTPVAPPTRPMPSADQRTFDQVTFLTSHNAYANGVDGGFAPPFVNLVPNQTRGIDQQLADGVRGFMLDIHQTSDGAILCHNSCTLVSRPVALWVDIQRMVDFLERNPDQFVTVFLEDYVDPGVLRDELARVNGLSDVLHRPDRTGVRTNGWPKTADLIAANDRLLIFTDHSRSADQSAGLTRDTFGVMYQKEWTVENHWSMGGGIGDSDWSCYSRWYDANTNIPLTRTEPGFKPLFVMNHFRDAGITSTATTDNTKLADRAQRFCRTAARKKPSFLAVDHYNLGNPASAVATLNTYIYP